The genomic segment CGCATGATATTAATGTCTGAAAAACTCTTTTGATTGTTATGAATCATCACTTACCCGCCATAGGAGTCATCATCCCCGGAATCAGGTCTCATAGGCGGTGGCAAGTTCGCCTGGGTATGCGCGATACTACCAAAGTCCAGATCCTGCAAATCTGAGTAtgcagaagaaggctgtTGGGGTGCGCTTCGGACAGGTGTCCCTACCTCGCTCGCCCGGCGCAAAAGCTGCCTTTGCTGCCGCCTCGCAGACTCTCGTTTCTGGTTTTCCTGGATCTTTAGGAGCTCGCCAGTACGGTCAGCTTCGAGTTTCTGGGCGGCTAGTCGCTTGTGCAGAGTAGATGCGTCTGCTGCGTCGTCCTCAGAGTCAGAGTCCAAGACAGCGGGTTTGGAAAGCTAGATAGACGTTATTTGGGTCGTGCACGACGGGTATGTGGCAAGCAACTTACCCTGTCGTAGAGTTGGATGGCTTCGACGATCCGCTCGTTGGCATCCAACAGCGTCCCAACATATTCTTCGTCAGTGACGAGTTGGATATATTTAATGATGGATCTTCTCGCGACCTTGGCTTTGTCAAGATTGTCTTGTACCTTGGGGCTCTCCGTAACGTTCTCGACCTCTCTATTGACAAGCTATATAAGACGGTGTGAGTTTTACGCAACGTGCACGTAATCTGTGGTCAACTCACGCGACAAGCGTTGACAAGATTATTGGCACATTGGATCGCATTCGCGACGGCCACCATTATCTGtggcttctccttctcgaAATTGAAAGGTGGCCTCTTCGGCTGCTGgtttttcttcttcccttgttccttcaacttcctcCTGTTCTCAGCTTCCTCAGCAGCtgctttccttctcctttcttcaatctccgccatatctctcttccttcgcagctccctctcccttctctcaACCTCTGCTTCACGTTGCTCCAGGGCAATACGGGCCTCACGTGCGCGTTTTCGTTCCTCCGCCTCGGCCTTAGCAGCTGCAAGGTCAGTGTAGGTGTCTGCGCCTCTGTTGCCAGGAGCAGGATTCCAATCGTGTGCGAAAATGTCATTGTCAAATGTACCTTGTTTAGCAGTTGCGGTGGTAGATGATGTAATGGACGGCTATAATAAGTCAGTGGCGGGCACTATCCAAATATAAATAAATACAGACCTTCCTAGCGACTGGCTTGGTACCGTGCCCGGTGTACTTTCGGTAAAGCCCAGCAACCTCGTGCATCCTTGGCTCGTCCTGGATGCCAAGAGATCAACATCAGCCACGAGGTGTGCACTTTGGCCAACCATCACGAACCTTGTAATGCAAAGACCACGAATGGAATACCATTAATAGCATCTTCTTGACCTTGGGATCGAGTAATTGCTGTGATCAGCGTCTTATCAGCTTCACGATCGGGTTTATGAACAAGGTAACGTGCGTCGGTTGCCATCAATCTGAGACGCTCCATCAGCTGCTCATTGGCCCAGTTGAGCTGGAATCCCTTGCCCGCATTCTCTGTGAGAGCTCGCAGAATGACAAGGGCTCGGATTTGGCGATGAACGTTGCCGTActtgagcttcttcctGATAGCTCGCGAAGCCTCCTACAAGAGAAAGATGTTTGTTAAGTTGTGCACTAGAGTAAAATATTAGAGAGGAAGTAATCGTACCTTAGTACCCTGGGGTCCGAGGATGTTCACGCTGTCAACAAGCTCCGAGATACCATCCAGGCTGAGTTCCTCGTATCTGTCCGAAGAGAGGACCTCGATCCAATCTGTGACTGAGGAGTGGGGTTTGCCCTCTTCGAGAGTGGTAACCAAGGACATGGCTGTCTTGAAGTAGCTGCCTGCCGtggacattgtggatgaATCGTTTATGTAGCTATTTGGTATGGATgagaagagtggagagATCCAAGATGAGCCAGATACCGAGAGACGAGAGACCATAGGACTTATACCGGCACTTCGGAGCGCCCCTGTATTGCGTCATCATTATATTTAATCAGTCGCCCTCCTTACTAACAAATTTAGTCCCGCTTCCTACAAACCTCTTTCTATCGCTGGCCCATTTGTTGACATTTAGGTCTCCCATCTCTGCAATCTTCACGCCAATGTCCAACGAAAGAGTCAGAGTAAGGCATaatatttattattatatcTATCTAACGTAATCTGCAGGGGATACAGGTCCATAGACCGATCATATATGGCTCCCACGCCAGGCTTCTAACTGAGGCTGAGAGACAATTGGCTCCCGCAGGACGTGAGTCTTCCTATTATCGCATAAAACCTTGGCTGATCAACTATCTCAGACACCCATCAGTGGACTGTGTTTCTCAACTCCGCagcttctccaccattAAAGCAAGGGGAGCCGCCCGATTATGAGGATATTGACTATCTGCCTGGAGGTGCGGACGATCTGTCATACTTTATCAGAAAAGTGACATTTAAGCTCCATGAAACGTATGCGACACCTAATAGAGGTTGGTATAAGTTCATTTTGGTCTGATGTCGTTCTAAAACACTGCTTTCCAGTCATCGAGAAGCCTCCTTATCGAGTCTCCGAAACAGGATGGGGTGAATTTACCGTTCAGATTCGAATCCAATTCATCCCGGAATCATCTGAAAAGCCTCTTAATCTGCAACATAGTATCAAATTACATCATTGGGGCGCGCCTGTTGAGCCTTTACCTGCAATATCAGCCACTCTTACCCCCGACCCCGCCCCTACAGAAAGCAACGCTGAAATCAAGTTAGAACCTGACACGCCTGCACCTCTAGAGGAGTCCGTTACTCCCGCTCCAACAATACAGCAACCTACTAGTGAACCTGCCACAAACGAACCGGAATCAAAGCAAGGGACGCCAGCGCCTCCAGGTGGAGACACAACTGAGCAGATCAAGGTCGATGTTGCTACACCAACCTTGGAGGTTATTGAACCTTCAGCTACCCCAGCTCCTCTCTCATTTGCCGCCAAGCTACCTATTCACGCTTGGCAATACGATGAAATTGTGTTTTCAGACCCTCCTCGACAATTCCTCGATATCCTCAACGCCCACCCACCAACCCCTCTTCCAGCAAAGAGTCGACGGCCAAGAGATCAGAGAGAAGATTATGAGGCTCGGAAAAAGAATAAATCTGCGGTGAGGGGTGCAAGTGTAACAGTATCCGCGCGGGCGAGTCGAGCAGGAACAGTGGACACTGGTGCAGCTGGTACACCAGCTCCGGCGCAGATTGGGATACCAGGGGAGCCTGGGAGTGCGGATGTGCCTTTCGAGTTTACACAGGAGATGCTCAAGGGTGAACATAACGCGATGTTGGACGCGAGAGTCAAAATTGTCGAGCAAATGGATAGGTGGAGGTACGTATTCTCATTTTCCGTCCAGAGGCTTCTTTAACACGTTAGCATAGAGAACGACTTATCGCTCTGGAAAAGGAGCTGGCCAAGGCAAAAGAGGATGTCAAGGCCACAGCGGCTATGTAAATGTGCAGAACAGTGTAGTGTTGTATATCATATTTTTGGTATGCGAGCATACTATATACGGGCTCTCAAAGCAAGTTCTGGTCAATAGTGATGAATACGAGGCATCGGTACATCAATTAATTTACAGTTCCTTCCAAGGATACTCAAACTTGTCgctgttcttcttcctccaaagCTTCTTTCTGTAAAGGCTGTCAGCAGATCCGTATCACTGAACGACACCGACAACAtacttgttcttcttcactgcATGTTCTACGAACACTTCGATACAATGCTGTTTTTTGAAGTCACGAATGAAGGCAGGGTCCCTAAAGGATGATGTTCAGCACATACTAGAACGGATATCCAGATGAACGCCCACTTACCACAGCTCACTGGCGATACCCAAATCCTTACAACATCGCATGAGGGCATTGGACTTGCAAGCTTCTGTGGCAGTTGCAATACCAGATGGGTCAAAGTATTCTTGTTCGCCTCGGGCCACAGACGCTAATCTATGATGGGTTAGCCATCAGTGTTTCAGATAAAAGACTATGACAGGATGGACTTACCGACCGAGACACACCAAACCCCATTCCCTACTGACGATTCTTGGTCCCACATCCGTCTCCCCTCGAGGTGCCAAACCCCATCCACCAGGACCGAATGCTGCATTCAATGTCCGCCTGTACTTAATCTCAGGGAGATATAATAATCCGTCTAATCGGTTGCAAGTCAGGTACCTCCTCCGTCACATTCGTTACTGAAACTTACCAGGCTTGATTTCCACGTCTTCCGGAGCCAAAGGCTTCAAGAGTTCATCGGCCGCTTCTTTAGCAAATGGCTTCTGGCCCAAGCCTGAAAAGCTTGTACTCCAATCTAATCCTACAGGTACCTCACCAGCGAGCTTGCCCCCTACCCTAGCAGAAGCTGTCGCGGAAGGGAGAGACTCATAATTCTCGTTGGGCAGTTCACTGAGAGGCGGAGAAACCTTGGCGGAAGGAGGGGCAGAGAGATGGGTATAATCATCTATAAGAGGCTCTGCAGATGGCAGAGGAAGATCTTCAGGGAATTCGTCCACAACAGGACGAGATGCAGGGGCAGGCCGAGTGCGAGAAGCAACGGTAGCGGCAGAGTTAAAGGCGGCTGGTCGAGAATAGGCGGTTGGCTTGGCTCGACCGGGTACAGCTGTCTTGCGGACGTACCGAGATGCAGCGGGAGCAGTTTCGGCGAGACGGacggaggtggtggaaagaTTGCGAGTGGAAAGCTGAAGAGAGCTAGGAGCGCGTCGGACTGTGTTTGCAAGGAGCGACATGGTGATAGTATGCAGCCGAAGGCCAAAAAAAAGAATAGATGGAAAGGCGAGGTTAAAAAAACTGAAGACACGAGATGAACATGAAGACAAGCTGCTGAATGAGTCAATGTTCGACCGGACGCGCAAAGACTTCCCAATCATCAGTGGCAAATTACTTTGGCCGGCTATGCGTAATGGAGGGTAGAAATGCGCTGCCATCGTCTAACGTTAACAGCCGGCAGAGTCATGAAAATCTCATATTAGGATCCAAAGGCAAATAGCACTCGAACAGTAATACAGACAATGCATTGCGTGGCAGTACGAGCCCAGTACAACATAGCtacagcttcttctcttctctgtccggctccttcttttctttctgtCCCTTCGGCGTTTCTTTTCTTGAGTTAGCAGAATCCCAGAGGAAGCTAATGTCAACATGTAAGCATGGGTATCCATCGCTCAAATATGACTTACAAATTGCAGCGGAATTTAGGATTTACATCTTCCCTTGGTCTCTTAGATCTCCCCATATCGTACCCAGCACCAACTGGTCTGATCCTTCGTCAGTATTTACCACGGCTGAATATAGCAGCAAATGGACCCACAGAGAGCATAGCCAGAATCGTTTTCCCTTATTAGGCCCAGGTTTCATTACAACTAATATATCGGGTCAGCAGGACTTGCCGATCAACAGGAATCCATGGCAGGAACTCACTGAAGTCCTTGCATGGTTTATGATGAACTGTGCACAACGGCGGCAGCTTTTTGGCAAAGAGCGTGGACCACTGCGGGGCAGCTTTTGCGTTTTTCTCTGCTCTGTCCGCATCGGCTTCTGCAATGGCTTGCGAAATGAGTTGATTCTCTTTTTCTGTCATGCCCTGGCTCTCATCTTCCGCAGTTGTGCCGGAAGGAGAGGCAACAAGCAAGTCATTATTTGACTGGGGAAGTGGCTCCAAGGAGGGCCGTTTTGAGGTGGGAAGAGCTGAGGACAGTGGTGGCGGGGATTTCCTTTTGCCTTCAGTATGTGGTTGACAGAAAAATGAAGAGAGCTTGGCTTGTGAGGAGGCTGATTTCGAACCAGACGAAAATCTCGTAGGTTTCGGTACGGGCCTGTTCTTTGATTTTGACGATATCAGGATTGGCTCGtcatcctcgtcgtcaTCTAATGTCATGTCTATGGGCTTTGCGCTAGATTTCTCTTGCTTGAACGATGAGGTTGCCTCTACTGGTGTACCTTTGCTCCCTTTGAAATATAATTCTCGGCTAGGAACAGGGACAGGATTGTCCAAAGAACTGAAAGCAGCTCGAGCAAGGCTGAATGGAGTTGAAGCGCTCTCTTCCAGCGCTTGTGGGGGTGAAACAACTTTCGAGCGAGCAGATTCGGATGCTGCTGGAATTGACGCGATATTTTGCGCTACCAATGATGGTTCTGAAGCAGTAGGCGTTGGAGCGGAACTAGCACTAGCACTTGCGCTGACACTTGTAGTAAAACTGGCCTCATTAGTCTTCTCCCGTGCCCTCTTCGATCCTCCCCCAAAGAAACTCTTTAGACTTGTCTGTCTCCCTGAGAACTCGTCCATAAACTTGGTTGCAAATCTTGGTGGCTCAGGGGCTTCCCTTTTGACATCATTGGGATATACAGGGGACGTGCTAGGGGGTCGGTCTTTGGGATTAAGCATATCGCGAAGGTAGAGAATCCCCCCTTCTGGCGTGACAATGGACTCATGCAAGTCGACATACACAGGACAGTGATCGGACCCATACACCTTGGAAAGAATATCACCGCCCTTGATCCATGGACGAAGACCAGGCGTACATAGTACATAGTCAATACGGCTTCCATAATTCGCCGATCTGTCAAACATGTGAGATAGGTCCGATCTTCGCATGATCACAACTCACCTGGCGTCGAGTTTCTGATTCCAACAGGTGAACATATCATCTCTTTGAGGCCAGCTCTCTCTGATGACATCTACCATCGGTCCTTTCGGCGCACACCAGTTATCGAGTATCCGTCTGGCAGGATGGGAATAGTGTTGCTCCGCTGAAGACCTCACAGGTCCTTCTCCAGAATCCATCGGCTGGCGTACAATGTTGATATCCCCCACTATAATAACTTCGCGCCCGGCAGCCTGGAGGAGGTGTACACGTTCTTGAAGAGCGTGAAGGTAGTTCATTTTGTAAGGTCGCCTTGCATCATTTGTCTCGTTCGGGCAGTAAAGATTGAATAAGATGAACAATCTACCTTGGGATTAGCCGTGGAGTTACAGGCTATGGATTACTCACCCGAAATCGCAGACTACAGCCCGTCCTTCCATGTCGAGCTTCCTGACATCAAACTTTGTCCCATCCAGCTCATCCATCCAGTTCATATCATCTACATCAGGATAACTCCCTATTCTTTCCACATCGGTCCACGGTGGCTTCATAGTACTAAGCCGGTCGCCTAAAAGCAGTCCAGTAATACCTTCTTCCGCCTTGAGAGGCACGCAATACCGAGAGTCCACATAAGTACAGACGCCGCTATAGCCAGTCTTGGAACGAGGGAAAGTCCAGAAGCCATCGTACGGACCAGGGCAAGCCATTGACTTTTCTAGACGTGTACGGATCGTTTTATGTTCTGTTATACGGTCAGCGTTGCTTAAGATAAGTAAAGTAACTTATCAACTCACCTTGAAAGCAAATTATCTGGGCATCTAATTCCTCCAGCAAGCCTTCGAtgtttttcttcttcatcgagCTGAAACTATAGATGCTTCAAATAAGATGATACCAAAGGTGAGGCAACTTAATGTGGACCTACGGATGGTAATCTAAACACGTCCGTAGGACGTTCTACAGAGTGTTAGACGTGTGCGAGgacagaagaaatggaTCAAGGCTCACAACATTCCATGAAAGTATCCTCATGATCCTTTCCTCATCCTATGGTGTTGTATTCAATGGCTAATCGGCACGTGTGGAATTATCCTACATTCATTCTTTCGAGCAAGTGTTGCCACTGTGTGGTGTCCTGATCTGATTATCGCCTCCACATTGATGAGGCGATTCTTTTGCATCCGGACATGAGCGCGTACCTGATTACCCATCGCTCTTTGCCTATCTCTTTGTCCTTTGTCTTTCCCATCTACACATCCACCACTCCAATACAATGCTCATAACACCAGCTATCCTTgcccttcccctcctcgCTAATGCAGTTCCCACTGCCAAGGAGCAGGTTGCTTTCCAAACGTCGATCGATCCGGCTATCATCGAGGGTCAGGGCATCTTCGCAGCCCATGAGGGCTTCTCCTTGGACCTCGGCGAGATGAGACTTGTCCAATTCTCAGAAGAAAACCCTCCTGTGTAGGTTCCTTCCGTATACCTGGTATGCGGGTGCTTACAGAAACTGTGCAGATGGATGTCAGAGCTAGAAAAAATCCAAGCCAAGGCAAAGGGCCTCCGTTTCATGGACATGTTCGTTGTCTCTTGCCACCAAGGGAACCGGCCGAATACTGACGGATTTATTAGCACCGACACACCTGGACTAGGCTTCTCTAGCTACCTCCTCCCTTCTGCTGCCAACATTAAATACTGTAAGTACATTCATCAGCTGCATAGCTTCGTCATTATCGATGGCGTATTCATCCAGTGACATAGCGTATCCGACGCCGGGCAACCACTCAGAGACGATAAGTTCTATTATCAAGGGGCTTGACATCGATCACATGAAGGATTTCTTGGCCAAGTTTTCTTCGTACGTGATAGGAACCCTCGAATCTCCCTTCTCGACTAACGCGAAAGCAGATTCCGCACCCGATACTATAGATCGGACACAGGCAAGGACTCTCAAATGTTCTTGCTCAAGACTCTCAAGGAGGTATGAGGGATGTACATTATGCGCTTTCTAGATCTCACGCCCCTTGCAGATTGCCGCGCACCACTCCGGTATCACCGTCAAGGAGTTTTCGCATCCTTGGGGACAAAACAGCATCATCGTCCGTTTCTCTCCTGCCGATCCCGCTAATGAGGATGCTCCCATCACAATTGTTGGGTCTCACCAAGACTCTACCAATATCTGGCCATTCCTCCCAGCTCCGTGAGTGCCTTAGAGCCAGAAAGCATGAAGGTGCTAATAGCTATCTATAGCGGTGCGGATGACGATGGTTCCGGTACTACTTCCTCTCTGGAAGGACTCCGCGCTCTCGTCAACGCCAATTACACACCTTCAACCCCTCTTGAGTTCCATTACTTCTCtgcagaagaaggtggtCTCCTCGGCTCCCAAGCTGTTGCCAAGTCCtatgaggaggagggtaaGAAGGTCCTTGCCATGTTGCAAATGGACATGACTGCCTGGGTCAAGGCAGGTACCAAGGAGAGAGTTGGTATCATTCAGGACTTTGTCGACCCCGCTTTGACCGAATTTATCGAGACTCTGGTAGAGGAGTACTGTGAGTCGACTTTCCTGAACAATACATATCAGATCAAACTAACGGTTAAGTAACAGTGAGCATCCCTCCTGTCAAGACCCAATGTTCTTATGCCTGCTCTGATCACGCGAGCTTCGCCAAGGCCGGTTATCAATCTGCTTTTGCGTAAGTCCTGACGTGCCTAGCCGCGCTCTTAACGCTCTGACCGTGGTTACAGCATTGAAGCTACATTCGAGGACTCCAACACTCGAAACATCCATAGCACATCAGACACTATGGACCATCCGGAATTCTCTTTTACCCACATGCGAGAGTGAGTCATTTTTTTTAAACTGGCACGAAACTTCATTAACTATTCCATGTAGATTCTCCAAGCTTGTCGTCGCGTTCTCTGTCGAACTGGCCGGCATTGCTGACCAATAAAGCCGCAGTTGTACTTCTATTACATTCTCACCAAGACCATTCTAAGACATGCAACTTGTACCTTGTCATCTTACAACATGTACATACTGAACCGGACAATCATAAATACACACTGTCACGTCATGTCTTGAAtacgatgatgaggatgagcaaAATGAAAATAAGAACGACAATAGTGATGGTACTCCCTATAATATTAAATAAATTAGCATTATTCCCGGTCCAGTGGGCAACCAAAACCAAGCTTACCATGCTGCTTGGCCTCATCAGCTACCCTGTCCAAACGCCGTTTAGCCCTTCCCAAGCTCGCCGCTGTCCGATCCATAGCGGTATCCGTCTCTTCTAGTAACTGGTGGTGCAAATCCAGCTCCGAACCAATTTGCAACGAAAGGTCGTTTTGGCGGCCGATAGAGTGTGAGAGGAGATTTAGTCTCTCATCTTGATCTGTTGGCGTACTGTTAGCCTGTACTGACCTGGAAACGGAGGTTCATAACTTACCATTCATCAGCATTTGTTGATTGGAAAGCATCTCATGCGGCGTTAACTCTggctcttcatcttctggaTAATCTTTGAACGGCTCGTGTCCAATTGCAGGCGTAGGTAGTTCAAAGCTGAATGTAGGAACATCTTGCGCTGGCGGGGATGCTTCAGCATGAGAGGATAGCTTCTCAGGTTGAAGGCTTGCAGTAGGGGAAGGCGGTCTACGTGGAAGAAAGACCATCAGCATGAGAACAGACACAGTGAATGGCTGGGGACCTTGATATACACTTACATTTGACTAGTCCGTTTCAAATCTTTAGCTTTTTCTCGTCCTaaatcatcctcttcgAGCATTCCTAACAAACGATCGTACCGCTCCTCCAACTGCTTCACCTCTTCGTCACCCTCATCCCCTCCTTTCgtcttccctttcttcccgCCCAGCACCAGACCTGTACTCTCTAGCTCTAGCTGCTCAAGGTCCGAGCGGATGGAGGTCAAGTTGCGTACAATTTGCTGagtggaggatggggaaggcTTGAGGTTGAGCGAGAGAATGCGCGAGCGCTCCAGCAAAAGAGATGAGGTGGTTGTCAGTCGTTGAGAGATGGATGCTGGGGTTGAGGTTGACATTATTCAAAACAGGTCTTGCTGATCAACAGGCTACAAAGAGGCTGGAATATATGCAAGTGAGTTGTTGAGCAAGCAACGAAGAGAGCGAAGACAATGGAAGACAAGTGTCACACACGGCCGTCATCATCGTGCATGATCATCATGCCATTACTGCCAGTCGGCGGTGATCGCCGACATTTATCCACCACCACTACTCG from the Cryptococcus decagattii chromosome 4, complete sequence genome contains:
- a CDS encoding exodeoxyribonuclease III, whose translation is MRILSWNVNVLRTCLDYHPFSSMKKKNIEGLLEELDAQIICFQEHKTIRTRLEKSMACPGPYDGFWTFPRSKTGYSGVCTYVDSRYCVPLKAEEGITGLLLGDRLSTMKPPWTDVERIGSYPDVDDMNWMDELDGTKFDVRKLDMEGRAVVCDFGLFILFNLYCPNETNDARRPYKMNYLHALQERVHLLQAAGREVIIVGDINIVRQPMDSGEGPVRSSAEQHYSHPARRILDNWCAPKGPMVDVIRESWPQRDDMFTCWNQKLDARSANYGSRIDYVLCTPGLRPWIKGGDILSKVYGSDHCPVYVDLHESIVTPEGGILYLRDMLNPKDRPPSTSPVYPNDVKREAPEPPRFATKFMDEFSGRQTSLKSFFGGGSKRAREKTNEASFTTSVSASASASSAPTPTASEPSLVAQNIASIPAASESARSKVVSPPQALEESASTPFSLARAAFSSLDNPVPVPSRELYFKGSKGTPVEATSSFKQEKSSAKPIDMTLDDDEDDEPILISSKSKNRPVPKPTRFSSGSKSASSQAKLSSFFCQPHTEGKRKSPPPLSSALPTSKRPSLEPLPQSNNDLLVASPSGTTAEDESQGMTEKENQLISQAIAEADADRAEKNAKAAPQWSTLFAKKLPPLCTVHHKPCKDFIVMKPGPNKGKRFWLCSLPVGAGYDMGRSKRPREDVNPKFRCNFFLWDSANSRKETPKGQKEKKEPDREEKKL